The Pseudomonas asiatica genome has a segment encoding these proteins:
- a CDS encoding TldD/PmbA family protein: MKYAFETLVGDVRKALQTGEQFTLGYSAEQSQFVRFNHAKVRQAGTVNQAGAQLRLIRDGRQAEQQVTLSGDTQLDSQRLFTALEQLRQTLPLLAVDPYLRLDESAWHSHSQQEQPLPELSDVLTLLEREAGDLDLVGIYAAGPICRGFASSFGAFGWHQANSFNFDWSLFHENGEAVKANYAGQVWSADDFTARLRQAREQLGFLGRPAVTLKPGSYRAYLAPAAMDEIAGMLCWGGFSAQALATGNSALQRLYNGDARLSPLVSFTEQVSGSLSPAFSDEGSPRLDVPLIQQGEARQRLISARSAAEFELLANGADSYESPCALSLAAGSLPSEQILERLGTGLYISNLWYLNYSDLPAARMTGLTRFATFWVENGQIQGPVSTMRFDDSLYSLLGSQLEDLTQEREMILSTSTYGQRSTGSSHLPGALVKGLTLTL, encoded by the coding sequence ATGAAATACGCTTTCGAAACCCTGGTCGGGGATGTGCGCAAAGCCCTGCAGACGGGCGAACAGTTCACTCTCGGCTACAGCGCCGAACAATCGCAATTCGTGCGTTTCAACCATGCCAAGGTGCGCCAGGCCGGCACCGTGAACCAGGCCGGCGCGCAACTGCGGCTGATCCGCGATGGCCGCCAGGCAGAGCAACAGGTGACCTTGAGTGGTGACACGCAACTGGATAGCCAGCGCCTGTTCACGGCCCTGGAGCAACTGCGCCAGACCTTGCCACTGCTGGCGGTCGATCCGTACCTGCGCCTGGACGAAAGCGCCTGGCACAGCCACAGCCAGCAGGAGCAGCCGCTGCCCGAACTGAGCGATGTGCTGACCTTGCTCGAGCGCGAAGCCGGCGACCTGGACCTTGTCGGCATCTACGCCGCCGGCCCCATCTGCCGGGGCTTCGCCAGCTCGTTCGGGGCCTTCGGTTGGCACCAGGCCAACAGTTTCAACTTCGACTGGAGCCTGTTCCACGAAAACGGCGAGGCGGTGAAGGCCAATTACGCCGGGCAAGTGTGGAGTGCCGACGACTTCACTGCACGCCTGCGCCAGGCGCGGGAGCAGCTGGGTTTCCTTGGCCGCCCTGCCGTCACGCTGAAACCTGGCAGCTACCGTGCCTACCTGGCCCCGGCGGCCATGGACGAAATAGCCGGCATGCTGTGCTGGGGCGGCTTTTCCGCACAGGCCCTGGCCACTGGCAACAGCGCCCTGCAGCGCCTGTACAACGGCGATGCGCGGCTGAGCCCGCTGGTGAGCTTCACCGAGCAGGTCAGCGGTTCGCTGAGCCCGGCGTTTTCCGATGAAGGCTCGCCGCGCCTGGATGTGCCGTTGATCCAGCAAGGCGAGGCCCGGCAGCGATTGATCAGTGCGCGCAGTGCGGCCGAGTTCGAGCTGCTGGCCAATGGCGCCGATAGTTACGAGTCGCCGTGTGCGCTGAGCCTGGCAGCAGGTAGCCTGCCAAGCGAGCAGATCCTGGAGCGGCTCGGTACCGGGCTGTACATCAGCAACCTGTGGTACCTGAACTATTCCGACCTGCCGGCGGCACGCATGACCGGGCTGACCCGCTTCGCCACCTTCTGGGTGGAGAACGGGCAGATCCAGGGCCCGGTGAGCACCATGCGCTTCGATGACAGCCTGTACAGCTTGCTAGGTAGCCAACTGGAGGACCTGACGCAGGAGCGCGAGATGATTCTGTCGACCAGTACCTATGGACAGCGCAGTACCGGGTCGAGTCATTTGCCGGGGGCACTGGTCAAAGGCCTGACTCTGACATTGTGA
- the mdtD gene encoding multidrug transporter subunit MdtD, producing MPERTPLDPVTARWIPWVVAIAFFMQSLDGTILNTALPAMARSLAEDPLRMQGVIIAYMLTVALLIPASGWIADRFGTKRIFFSAILLFSFGSLLCAAANSLGFLIFARVVQGLGGALMLPVGRLVVLRAYPRTELVRIMSFITIPGLLGPLLGPTVGGWLVEILSWHWIFLLNLPVGLIGCYAVWKFIPDLRGAERTTFDGPGFLLFGAAMVLITIAMEGLGELHLPHLRVMLLLFAGMACLAAYWLRAGRDPEPLFSPSLFRVRTFAIGILGNLFARLGSGALPFLVPLLLQVALGYSPAQAGMSMIPLAAAAMLAKSIARPLIERFGYRIILTGNTLLLGLLLASLGLVDEQTPYAVLLIQLGLLGAVNSMQFTAMNTVTLIDLDDASASSGNSLLSVVAQLALSLGVACAGALLGGFTAAGSADGVETTLGAFQLTFVTIGVMAMLAAAIFLQLSPTDGRRARRPEQHMES from the coding sequence ATGCCCGAACGCACCCCGCTGGACCCTGTCACCGCCCGCTGGATCCCTTGGGTGGTGGCCATCGCCTTCTTCATGCAGTCCCTGGACGGCACCATCCTCAACACTGCACTGCCAGCCATGGCCCGCTCGCTGGCCGAAGACCCGCTGCGCATGCAGGGCGTGATCATCGCCTACATGCTCACCGTGGCCCTGCTGATCCCCGCCTCAGGCTGGATCGCCGACCGCTTCGGCACCAAGCGCATCTTCTTCAGCGCCATCCTGCTGTTCAGCTTCGGCTCGCTGCTGTGCGCCGCCGCCAACAGCCTCGGGTTCCTGATCTTTGCCCGTGTCGTGCAAGGGCTGGGCGGTGCGCTGATGCTGCCGGTCGGGCGCTTGGTAGTCCTACGTGCCTACCCGCGCACCGAGCTGGTGCGCATCATGAGCTTCATCACCATCCCCGGCCTGCTCGGGCCGCTACTGGGCCCTACGGTTGGCGGCTGGTTGGTGGAAATACTGAGCTGGCACTGGATCTTCCTGCTCAACCTGCCGGTCGGCCTGATCGGCTGCTACGCCGTGTGGAAGTTCATCCCCGACCTGCGCGGCGCCGAGCGCACCACGTTCGACGGCCCCGGGTTCCTGCTGTTTGGCGCAGCGATGGTATTGATCACCATCGCCATGGAAGGCCTGGGCGAACTGCACCTGCCGCACCTGCGGGTGATGTTGCTGCTGTTCGCCGGCATGGCCTGCCTGGCGGCCTACTGGCTGCGCGCCGGGCGCGACCCGGAGCCGCTGTTCTCGCCCAGCCTGTTCCGTGTGCGCACCTTTGCCATCGGTATCCTCGGCAACCTGTTCGCCCGCCTGGGCAGCGGCGCCCTGCCGTTCCTGGTGCCGTTGCTGCTGCAAGTGGCGCTGGGCTACTCGCCGGCCCAGGCCGGCATGAGCATGATCCCGCTGGCGGCTGCGGCGATGCTGGCCAAGTCCATCGCCCGACCACTGATCGAACGCTTTGGCTACCGCATCATCCTCACCGGCAACACCCTGCTGCTGGGCCTGCTGCTGGCCAGCCTCGGTCTGGTCGACGAACAGACGCCCTATGCCGTGCTGCTGATTCAGCTGGGCCTGCTCGGCGCGGTCAACTCGATGCAATTCACCGCGATGAACACGGTAACCCTGATCGACCTCGACGACGCCAGCGCCAGCAGCGGCAACAGCCTGCTGTCGGTGGTCGCGCAGCTGGCCCTGAGCCTGGGCGTGGCATGTGCGGGTGCATTGCTCGGCGGCTTTACCGCAGCCGGCAGCGCCGATGGCGTGGAAACCACCTTGGGCGCATTCCAGCTGACCTTCGTCACCATCGGCGTGATGGCCATGCTGGCGGCGGCGATCTTCCTGCAACTGTCGCCGACGGACGGAAGGCGTGCCCGTCGTCCGGAACAACACATGGAGTCGTAG
- the dbpA gene encoding ATP-dependent RNA helicase DbpA, whose amino-acid sequence MLANLDALGYASMTPIQAQSLPVILKGQDLIAQAKTGSGKTAAFGIGLLNPINPRYFGCQALVLCPTRELADQVAKELRRLARAEDNIKILTLCGGVSLGPQIASLEHGAHIIVGTPGRIQQHLDKGTLVLDGLNTLVLDEADRMLDMGFFDAIASIIGKTPSRRQTLLFSATYPAGIKQLAADFMRNPQQVKVESLHADNQIEQRFIEIDPQQRLEAVTRVLGHYRPQSCVAFCFTKQQCEDVVAHLTAKGIVAQALHGDLEQRDRDQVLTMFANRSSSVLVATDVAARGLDIDGLDMVINVELARDAEIHVHRVGRTGRAGEKGIAVSLVAPAEGHRAQAIEDLQKSPLRWDQLDSLKHKGGEPLLPLMSTLCIAAGRKDKLRPGDILGALTGDAGIPGKQVGKIAIFDFQAFVAVERPLAKQAMQRLNSGKIKGRSLKVRIV is encoded by the coding sequence ATGCTGGCCAACCTGGACGCCCTCGGCTATGCCTCGATGACACCAATCCAGGCCCAGAGCCTTCCGGTCATCCTCAAGGGGCAGGACCTGATCGCCCAGGCCAAGACCGGCAGCGGCAAGACCGCCGCCTTCGGCATCGGCCTGCTCAACCCGATCAACCCGCGCTACTTCGGTTGCCAGGCGCTGGTGCTGTGCCCCACCCGCGAGCTCGCCGACCAGGTGGCCAAGGAGCTGCGCCGCCTGGCCCGCGCCGAGGACAACATCAAGATCCTGACCCTGTGCGGCGGCGTTTCGCTGGGCCCGCAGATCGCTTCGCTGGAGCATGGCGCACACATCATCGTCGGCACCCCAGGGCGCATCCAGCAGCACCTGGACAAGGGCACCCTGGTGCTCGACGGGCTGAACACCCTGGTGCTGGACGAAGCCGACCGCATGCTCGACATGGGCTTCTTCGATGCCATCGCCAGCATCATCGGCAAGACCCCGTCGCGCCGCCAGACCCTGCTGTTCTCGGCCACCTACCCGGCCGGCATCAAGCAACTGGCCGCCGACTTCATGCGCAACCCGCAACAGGTCAAGGTCGAGAGCCTGCACGCCGACAACCAGATCGAGCAGCGCTTCATCGAAATCGACCCGCAACAGCGCCTCGAGGCCGTCACCCGCGTGCTCGGCCACTACCGCCCGCAGTCCTGCGTGGCGTTCTGCTTCACCAAGCAGCAGTGCGAGGATGTGGTCGCCCACCTGACCGCCAAGGGCATCGTTGCCCAGGCCCTGCATGGCGATCTGGAGCAGCGCGACCGCGACCAGGTGCTGACCATGTTCGCCAACCGCAGCAGCTCGGTGCTGGTGGCTACCGATGTGGCCGCGCGCGGCCTGGACATCGATGGCCTGGACATGGTCATCAACGTCGAACTGGCACGTGATGCGGAAATCCATGTGCACCGTGTGGGCCGCACCGGCCGTGCTGGCGAGAAAGGTATTGCGGTCAGCCTGGTGGCACCGGCCGAAGGCCACCGCGCCCAGGCCATCGAAGACCTGCAGAAGAGCCCGCTGCGCTGGGACCAGCTGGACAGCCTGAAGCACAAGGGCGGCGAGCCGCTGCTGCCGCTGATGAGCACCCTGTGCATCGCCGCCGGGCGCAAGGACAAGCTGCGCCCGGGTGACATCCTCGGGGCGCTGACCGGTGACGCCGGCATCCCCGGCAAGCAGGTGGGCAAGATTGCGATCTTCGATTTCCAGGCGTTCGTGGCCGTTGAACGGCCGCTGGCCAAGCAGGCCATGCAGCGCCTGAACAGCGGCAAGATCAAGGGGCGCTCCCTGAAAGTCCGTATCGTCTGA
- a CDS encoding NAD(P)/FAD-dependent oxidoreductase has translation MHSTDVIILGAGAAGLMCAQLSARRGRRVLVLDHANKPGKKILMSGGGRCNFTNMYTEPGNFLSQNAHFCKSALARYTQWDFIELVCKHGVAYHEKKLGQLFCDNKASDILDMLLAECDEAGAEIRMHTSIEQIEKTEGGYLLQTSGGQFACQSLVIATGGLSIPTLGATGFGYQVARQFGHTLLPTRAGLVPFTITEPQLKALCTELSGTSLDCTASCNGTSFRENLLFTHRGLSGPAILQISSFWEAGDTVEINLLPDRDALTWLQQMQAERANAELKTVLGEVFTRKLANLLAEQWFESRPMKQYTPAELAQIAEKLANWQVVPAGTEGYRTAEVTLGGVDTREVSSKTMESLKSPGLYFIGEVLDVTGHLGGFNFQWAWASANAAAQFV, from the coding sequence GTGCACTCCACCGACGTGATCATCCTCGGCGCCGGCGCCGCCGGCCTGATGTGCGCCCAGCTCAGCGCCCGCCGTGGCCGCCGGGTACTGGTGCTCGACCACGCCAACAAACCGGGCAAGAAGATCCTCATGTCCGGCGGCGGCCGCTGCAACTTCACCAACATGTATACCGAGCCGGGCAACTTCCTCTCGCAGAACGCACACTTCTGCAAGTCGGCCCTGGCCCGCTACACCCAGTGGGACTTCATCGAGCTGGTGTGCAAGCACGGCGTGGCCTACCACGAGAAGAAGCTCGGCCAGCTGTTCTGCGACAACAAGGCCAGTGACATCCTCGACATGCTGCTGGCCGAATGCGATGAGGCCGGCGCCGAGATCCGCATGCACACCAGCATCGAGCAGATCGAGAAGACCGAAGGCGGCTACCTGCTGCAGACCAGCGGCGGCCAGTTCGCCTGCCAGTCGCTGGTGATCGCCACCGGCGGCCTGTCGATCCCGACCCTGGGTGCCACCGGCTTCGGCTACCAGGTGGCCCGCCAGTTCGGCCACACCCTGCTGCCGACCCGCGCCGGGCTGGTGCCGTTCACCATCACCGAGCCCCAACTGAAGGCACTGTGCACCGAGTTGTCCGGCACCTCGCTGGATTGCACCGCCAGCTGCAACGGCACCAGCTTCCGCGAGAACCTGCTGTTTACCCACCGCGGCCTCAGCGGCCCGGCAATTTTGCAGATCTCGTCGTTCTGGGAGGCCGGCGACACGGTCGAGATCAACCTGCTGCCCGACCGTGATGCACTGACCTGGCTGCAACAGATGCAGGCCGAACGCGCCAACGCCGAGCTGAAGACCGTGCTGGGCGAGGTGTTTACCCGCAAGCTGGCCAACCTGCTGGCCGAGCAGTGGTTCGAGTCCCGGCCGATGAAGCAGTACACCCCGGCGGAACTGGCACAGATCGCCGAAAAGCTGGCGAACTGGCAAGTGGTGCCGGCCGGCACCGAGGGCTATCGCACTGCCGAAGTGACCCTGGGTGGCGTGGATACCCGCGAGGTATCGTCCAAGACCATGGAATCGCTGAAGAGCCCCGGGTTGTATTTCATTGGTGAAGTGCTGGATGTGACTGGCCACCTGGGCGGTTTCAATTTCCAGTGGGCCTGGGCCTCCGCCAACGCCGCGGCGCAGTTCGTGTAG
- the yccS gene encoding YccS family putative transporter, which translates to MSSSSFRQSLRRLWGQDKFSYSIRVTIALTGSLALCWYQNEMALLIPLFLGIIASALAETDDSWQGRLSALAVTLVCFAIAALAVELLFPYPWAFVIALALAAFGLTMLGALGERYGAIASATLITAVYTMIGVDQRGGQVTDFWHEPLLLVAGAAWYGLLSVLWQALFSNQPVQQSLAKLFFELGSYLKLKASLFEPVRTLDVEARRLELAQQNGKVVAALNAAKEIILHRVGNSQPNSKVSRYLKLYFLAQDIHERVSASHYPYNALTEAFFHSDVMFRCQRLLRKQGSSCQELARSIRLRQPFVLASGYPEALEDLNASLEHLRMQNNPAWRSLLRSLRALAANLATLDRLLSAASNPDSLADTSDSSLLDRSPRSLKDVWTRLRTQLTPTSLLFRHALRLPLALSIGYGMVHLIHPTQGYWIILTTLFVCQPNYGATRRKLVQRIAGTAVGLTVGWALFDLFPNPVIQSLFAVVAGVVFFVNRTTRYTLATAAITLMVLFCFNQIGDGYGLFLPRLFDTLVGSLIAILAVFLFLPDWQGRRLNKALANTLACASVYLRQIMQQYAHGKRDDLAYRLARRNAHNADAALSTTLANMLMEPGHFRKEADVGFRFLVLSHTLLSYLSGLGAHRDTALPAEVQEQLIEGAGQSLASSLDEIANGLAARLPVAIHSDAEEALANALEQMPEELDEHQRLVQTQLALICRQLGPLRTLAAHLIKEGAPA; encoded by the coding sequence ATGTCATCGAGCTCGTTCCGTCAGTCACTGCGTCGCCTGTGGGGTCAAGACAAGTTCAGCTACAGCATCCGGGTCACCATCGCCCTCACCGGCAGCCTGGCCCTGTGCTGGTACCAGAACGAAATGGCCCTGCTGATTCCGCTGTTCCTCGGCATCATCGCCAGCGCCCTGGCCGAAACCGATGACAGCTGGCAGGGCCGCCTCAGCGCCCTGGCCGTCACCCTGGTGTGTTTTGCCATCGCCGCACTGGCGGTCGAACTGCTGTTCCCCTACCCGTGGGCATTCGTCATTGCCCTGGCCTTGGCGGCCTTCGGCCTGACCATGCTCGGTGCCCTGGGCGAGCGCTATGGCGCCATCGCTTCAGCGACCCTGATCACTGCGGTGTACACCATGATCGGCGTGGACCAGCGCGGCGGCCAGGTCACCGACTTCTGGCACGAACCACTGCTGCTGGTAGCGGGTGCGGCCTGGTACGGGCTGCTGTCGGTGCTGTGGCAGGCGCTGTTTTCCAACCAACCGGTGCAGCAGAGCCTGGCCAAGCTGTTCTTCGAGCTGGGCAGCTACCTCAAGCTCAAGGCCAGCCTGTTCGAACCCGTCCGCACCCTTGACGTCGAAGCCCGGCGCCTGGAACTGGCCCAGCAGAACGGCAAGGTGGTGGCGGCACTCAACGCAGCCAAGGAAATCATCCTGCACCGGGTGGGCAACAGCCAGCCGAACTCCAAGGTCAGCCGCTACCTCAAGCTGTACTTCCTGGCCCAGGACATCCATGAACGGGTCAGTGCCTCGCACTATCCCTACAACGCCCTGACCGAGGCTTTTTTCCACAGCGACGTGATGTTCCGCTGCCAGCGCCTGCTGCGCAAGCAGGGCTCGTCCTGCCAGGAACTGGCCCGCTCGATCCGCCTGCGCCAGCCGTTCGTGCTGGCCAGCGGTTATCCCGAAGCCCTCGAAGACCTCAACGCCTCGCTGGAACACCTGCGCATGCAGAACAACCCGGCCTGGCGTAGCCTGCTTCGCTCGCTGCGGGCGCTGGCGGCCAACTTGGCGACGCTCGACCGCCTGCTCAGCGCCGCCAGCAACCCGGACAGCCTTGCCGACACCAGCGATAGCAGCCTGCTCGACCGCTCGCCACGCTCGCTGAAGGATGTGTGGACCCGCCTGCGCACCCAATTGACTCCGACTTCGCTGCTGTTCCGCCATGCCCTGCGCCTGCCGCTGGCGCTGTCGATCGGCTATGGCATGGTGCACCTGATCCACCCCACCCAGGGCTACTGGATCATCCTCACCACGCTGTTCGTGTGCCAGCCCAACTACGGTGCGACCCGGCGCAAGCTGGTGCAGCGGATAGCCGGCACCGCCGTCGGCCTGACGGTGGGCTGGGCATTGTTCGACCTGTTCCCCAACCCGGTCATCCAGTCGTTGTTCGCCGTGGTCGCCGGGGTGGTGTTCTTCGTCAACCGCACCACCCGCTACACCTTGGCCACGGCCGCGATCACCCTGATGGTGCTGTTCTGCTTCAACCAGATCGGCGATGGCTATGGCCTGTTCCTGCCGCGCCTGTTCGATACCCTGGTCGGCAGCCTGATCGCCATCCTCGCGGTGTTCCTGTTCCTCCCCGACTGGCAGGGGCGGCGGTTGAACAAGGCGCTGGCCAATACCCTGGCCTGCGCCAGCGTGTACCTGCGGCAGATCATGCAGCAGTACGCCCACGGCAAGCGCGATGACCTGGCCTACCGCCTGGCCCGGCGCAACGCCCACAACGCCGACGCGGCGCTGTCCACCACCCTGGCCAACATGCTGATGGAGCCGGGGCATTTCCGGAAGGAGGCCGACGTCGGCTTCCGCTTCCTGGTGCTGTCGCATACCTTGCTCAGCTACCTCTCGGGGCTGGGCGCGCACCGCGACACCGCCTTGCCGGCGGAGGTGCAGGAGCAGTTGATCGAAGGTGCCGGGCAAAGCCTGGCCAGCAGCCTGGACGAGATTGCCAACGGCCTGGCCGCGCGCCTGCCGGTGGCGATTCACAGTGATGCCGAAGAAGCGCTGGCCAATGCCCTGGAGCAGATGCCGGAAGAGCTGGACGAGCACCAGCGGCTGGTGCAGACGCAGTTGGCGTTGATCTGCCGGCAGCTGGGGCCGCTGCGGACCCTGGCAGCGCATTTGATCAAGGAAGGTGCACCGGCCTGA
- a CDS encoding substrate-binding periplasmic protein, producing MRPLLCVLGLLAMMLATPAPGYEKLRLVADNWPPFTDASMPGGGLATSIVTTALARAGYTSGVEEAPWARALLGVSEGRYDVLINAWYNDSRASIGQFSKAYLVNRIRLLQRKGEAFRYKRQSDLYPYSIAVVRDYAYSPEFDRDTRLHKVAVRNFPSAVRMLAAGRVDLAVEDEYVARYNLQRELPEVRDGVMLVEPPLGENTLHILVSLKNPEHARIVERFEQAIAAMKADGSYARLMRQHGF from the coding sequence ATGCGGCCACTGCTTTGTGTTCTGGGGTTGCTGGCAATGATGCTTGCAACACCCGCCCCGGGTTACGAAAAGCTACGCCTGGTGGCCGACAATTGGCCGCCGTTCACCGATGCCAGCATGCCGGGCGGTGGCCTGGCGACCAGCATCGTCACCACGGCGCTGGCCCGGGCCGGCTACACCAGTGGGGTCGAAGAGGCACCGTGGGCGCGGGCCCTGCTGGGGGTGAGCGAGGGGCGTTACGACGTGCTGATCAACGCCTGGTACAACGACTCGCGCGCCAGCATCGGGCAGTTTTCCAAAGCCTACCTGGTCAACCGCATTCGCCTGTTGCAACGCAAGGGCGAGGCGTTTCGCTACAAGCGCCAGTCAGACTTGTATCCCTACAGCATCGCTGTGGTGCGTGATTACGCCTATTCCCCCGAGTTCGACCGCGACACCCGCCTGCACAAGGTGGCGGTGCGCAACTTTCCCTCTGCGGTACGCATGCTGGCGGCGGGGCGGGTGGACCTGGCGGTGGAAGACGAGTACGTGGCCCGTTACAACTTGCAGCGCGAACTGCCTGAGGTACGCGATGGGGTGATGCTGGTGGAGCCGCCGTTGGGGGAGAACACCCTGCATATCCTGGTCAGCCTGAAAAACCCGGAGCATGCGCGGATCGTCGAGCGGTTCGAGCAGGCGATTGCAGCGATGAAGGCGGATGGCAGCTATGCGCGGCTCATGCGCCAGCATGGCTTCTGA
- a CDS encoding GNAT family N-acetyltransferase: MSIDWLCKHHTDLSKDQLYAILQLRTEVFVVEQRCAYQEVDGQDLTGDTLHLMGWQDDKLVAYLRLLDPQSQGGDVVIGRVVTALAARELKLGHPLLLKGLEAAEHCWPGVPVYLSAQAHLQGFYAQHGFAVVGEEYLEDDIPHIGMRKG; encoded by the coding sequence ATGTCCATCGACTGGCTCTGCAAGCACCACACCGATCTCAGCAAGGACCAGCTCTACGCCATTCTGCAATTACGCACTGAAGTGTTCGTGGTCGAGCAGCGCTGCGCCTACCAGGAAGTCGATGGCCAGGACCTGACCGGCGATACCCTGCACCTGATGGGCTGGCAGGATGACAAGCTGGTGGCCTATCTACGCCTGCTCGACCCGCAATCCCAGGGTGGGGATGTGGTGATCGGGCGGGTGGTGACTGCACTTGCGGCGCGCGAGCTGAAGCTGGGGCACCCCTTGCTGCTCAAGGGGTTGGAGGCAGCGGAGCATTGCTGGCCTGGGGTGCCGGTTTACCTGTCGGCGCAGGCGCACTTGCAGGGGTTCTATGCCCAGCATGGGTTCGCGGTGGTGGGCGAGGAATATCTTGAGGATGACATTCCGCATATCGGGATGCGCAAGGGTTGA
- a CDS encoding winged helix-turn-helix domain-containing protein has translation MEVSKTKSSFYRRLYVAWLIDSQTATSVPALMEATGMPRRTAQDTIAALADLDIVCEFEQQEGARNHAGHYRIHDWGAIDKQWIIQHLRQVREVLGYP, from the coding sequence ATGGAAGTGAGCAAGACCAAGAGCAGCTTCTACCGCCGCCTGTACGTGGCCTGGCTGATCGACAGCCAGACCGCGACCAGCGTGCCGGCCCTGATGGAGGCCACCGGCATGCCCCGGCGCACCGCCCAGGACACCATTGCGGCGCTGGCCGACCTGGATATCGTCTGCGAGTTCGAACAGCAGGAAGGCGCGCGCAACCACGCCGGGCATTACCGCATTCATGACTGGGGAGCGATCGACAAGCAGTGGATCATCCAGCACCTGCGGCAGGTTCGCGAAGTGCTGGGGTATCCCTGA
- a CDS encoding M48 metallopeptidase family protein translates to MTVLRYLQAYPPHLQQQVREMIESDRLGEYLQRRYPDRHDVQNDKALYGYAQDLRQQYLRSAPNLDKVLFDNRLDLTHRALGLNTAISRVQGGKLKAKKEIRIASLFKEAAPQFLRMIVVHELAHLRERDHNKAFYQLCQHMEPDYHQLEFDLRVYLTYRELPGNC, encoded by the coding sequence ATGACCGTATTACGATACTTGCAAGCCTACCCCCCGCACCTGCAGCAACAGGTGCGGGAGATGATCGAAAGCGACCGCCTGGGCGAGTACCTGCAGCGCCGCTACCCCGACCGCCATGACGTGCAGAACGACAAGGCGCTGTATGGCTATGCCCAGGATTTGCGCCAGCAATACCTGCGCAGCGCGCCGAACCTGGACAAGGTGCTGTTCGACAATCGTCTCGACCTGACCCATCGGGCCCTGGGCCTGAATACGGCGATATCAAGGGTGCAGGGCGGCAAGCTCAAGGCGAAGAAGGAAATCCGCATTGCCTCGCTGTTCAAGGAGGCCGCGCCGCAATTCTTGCGCATGATCGTGGTGCACGAACTGGCACACCTGCGCGAGCGCGACCACAACAAGGCGTTCTACCAGCTCTGCCAGCACATGGAGCCGGACTACCACCAACTGGAATTCGACCTGCGCGTCTACCTGACCTATCGGGAGCTGCCGGGCAACTGTTAA